From a single Vitis vinifera cultivar Pinot Noir 40024 chromosome 18, ASM3070453v1 genomic region:
- the LOC100855325 gene encoding uncharacterized protein LOC100855325 isoform X2 encodes MEQKNFKVSVMTSNVRHLHDQQKLETFGNLKNSFDCYGKYSHGNTEIEKQEHESDPEINSYEAVSLTEMEIKCLNYDYVSSSDCITTDANNSKQLCSAVSTSRSSTVGVGIYKHGGAEGTSGEMVCNKVVPSSTCQNRFAGNECSNDGETSAHFIGGIDSVQQICINSGIKLETGQPLKKEVNELDLGRRKGNLLNADEDVLKSIVQATFHDKQLKTESSSSNSSHVFLPASSNDSCQEPSLDVKSCKHSKSSGMNSFCTPFKCSLEESAGKTMVLGTKAQVASREVLDSSIFLPRKQGNVGKASETVGNVGERGGERVLGMIADLMIQRIDVPNSSLLKTKNEELASRGKLELPCEVDDGLEVASGVAREMEPEVSIYREASGSSFSTEEKTGDIVNLNSIDSSYPDKNDSLIETEPRSKSYNVQVKSENLYSTKVMGEDPKLSMKNQQLCIEVKEQSQERGLGTCQANDGLCGRGSSPLTTPKDVVGGGFDLNEGILADEVEYPKQLVNETSSSCHVVNVSAPIPVVAKSRVPLCLPMPPLQFEGQLCWKGSAATSAFRPASVSHSPNKRKALSNSDDNHSSRHSQGLKGFDLNVAAEESSLEVSPKRAERPNLDLNCLSEDDNCEAAPLVSLPRNSIRDIDLNHNQWFEDTCEDAQDSGQGSQLLRGSAMDPAVSCTGNVRQPGASVVKPAQPAYRADLSSKQGFSHGAQTFLVAAPGVIPGMENMRTLLPSHPNMSYTPLSAQSLAHPFPYNKGFYFDPTNPLATICHTGVVPCMTDPHGTAVIPHALVSSTPPAFPMAPHLVNVAGGPGPCDVAIIRHSLDLNGGVGSENGSRGGNAAQLFVPVGNSLVQEQMKSFQQFALPATPIKRREPDGGWDCHQLGYRQQ; translated from the exons ATGGAGCAGAAAAATTTCAAAGTGAGTGTAATGACAAGTAATGTGAGGCACCTCCATGATCAGCAAAAGCTAGAAACTTTTGGGAATTTGAAGAACTCATTTGATTGTTATGGAAAATATTCTCATGGGAACACTGAAATTGAGAAGCAAGAGCATGAATCTGACCCTGAAATTAACAGTTACGAAGCTGTTAGTTTGACCGAAATGGAAATTAAGTGCCTAAATTATGATTATGTCTCTTCCAGTGATTGTATCACCACAGATGCAAACAATTCAAAGCAACTATGTTCTGCAGTTTCAACTTCAAGAAGTTCAACAGTTGGGGTTGGAATATATAAACACGGTGGTGCTGAAGGAACTTCTGGTGAAATGGTTTGTAATAAAGTAGTTCCATCTTCAACTTGTCAGAATAGGTTTGCTGGAAATGAGTGCTCAAATGATGGTGAGACATCTGCCCATTTTATTGGAGGGATCGATTCTGTGCAGCAGATTTGCATAAATAGTGGCATTAAGTTAGAGACTGGCCAGCCTCTTAAAAAGGAAGTCAATGAGTTGGATCTAgggagaagaaaaggaaatttgCTAAATGCTGATGAGGATGTTTTAAAGTCCATTGTGCAGGCAACCTTTCATGATAAGCAACTTAAAACAGAGTCATCCTCTTCTAACTCATCGCATGTCTTTCTTCCAGCTTCTTCAAATGACAGCTGTCAGGAACCATCACTGGATGTGAAGTCCTGTAAGCACAGCAAAAGTAGTGGCATGAACAGTTTCTGTACTCCCTTTAAGTGTAGCTTGGAAGAGTCAGCAGGTAAAACAATGGTATTGGGTACCAAAGCACAAGTTGCTTCCAGAGAAGTGCTGGATTCTTCTATATTTCTGCCTAGGAAACAAGGAAATGTAGGTAAAGCTTCAGAAACTGTTGGTAATGTCGGTGAGAGAGGTGGTGAAAGGGTTCTGGGAATGATTGCAGACCTGATGATACAGAGGATTGATGTTCCTAACTCCAGTCTGCTGAAAACGAAAAATGAAGAACTTGCAAGTCGAGGTAAACTAGAGCTTCCCTGTGAGGTGGATGATGGATTGGAGGTGGCTTCAGGAGTTGCAAGAGAAATGGAGCCAGAGGTTAGTATATATAGGGAGGCCTCAGGAAGCTCGTTTTCGACAGAAGAGAAAACTGGTGATATAGTTAATCTGAATTCCATTGACTCTTCATATCCAGATAAAAATGATAGCCTGATAGAAACTGAACCTAGAAGCAAGTCATATAATGTTCAAGTTAAGTCTGAAAACTTATATTCCACCAAGGTGATGGGGGAAGATCCGAAATTGTCAATGAAAAATCAGCAGCTGTGCATAGAGGTGAAAGAGCAATCACAAGAGAGGGGTCTTGGAACATGTCAAGCTAATGATGGGCTTTGTGGTCGGGGATCATCTCCCTTGACTACACCTAAAGATGTGGTTGGTGGTGGATTTGATCTGAATGAAGGTATCCTGGCAGATGAAGTGGAGTACCCTAAACAGCTGGTGAATGAAACTTCATCGTCCTGTCATGTGGTGAATGTGTCAGCGCCAATACCTGTGGTAGCTAAATCCAGGGTTCCCTTGTGCTTACCCATGCCTCCATTGCAGTTTGAAGGACAGCTATGTTGGAAGGGTTCTGCAGCAACTAGTGCTTTTCGGCCAGCTTCTGTTTCTCATAGTCCTAATAAAAGGAAGGCACTTTCCAACAGTGATGATAACCATAGTTCAAGACACTCACAGGGTTTGAAGGGGTTTGACCTCAATGTTGCAGCTGAAGAGTCTTCCCTGGAAGTTAGTCCAAAACGAGCTGAAAGGCCTAATCTTGACCTCAATTGTCTCAGTGAAGATGATAACTGTGAAGCTGCTCCACTAGTATCCTTACCAAGAAACAGTATCAGGGATATTGATCTGAATCACAACCAGTGGTTTGAGGATACATGCGAAGATGCTCAAGATTCAGGTCAAGGTTCTCAACTGTTGAGAGGCAGTGCAATGGATCCTGCTGTTTCTTGCACTGGAAATGTTAGACAACCTGGTGCTAGTGTTGTGAAGCCTGCCCAACCTGCATATAGGGCAGACCTGAGTTCTAAGCAGGGCTTTAGTCATGGAGCTCAAACTTTTCTGGTGGCTGCACCTGGAGTGATTCCGGGTATGGAAAACATGCGGACGCTACTTCCCTCACATCCCAATATGAGCTATACTCCACTGTCAGCCCAATCACTAGCTCATCCTTTCCCCTACAATAAGGGATTCTACTTTGACCCCACCAATCCCCTCGCCACTATATGCCATACGGGTGTTGTACCATGCATGACAGACCCACATGGGACTGCTGTCATCCCTCATGCGTTAGTTTCCAGCACTCCCCCGGCCTTCCCAATGGCCCCGCATCTTGTGAATGTTGCGGGTGGGCCAGGCCCCTGTGATGTTGCCATCATAAGGCACAGTCTAGATCTAAACGGTGGGGTAGGTTCAGAAAATGGAAGCAGAGGAGGAAATGCTGCACAGCTTTTCGTACCTGTCGGTAATTCATTGGTGCAGGAGCAAATGAAGTCTTTCCAACAATTTGCTTTGCCTGCCACACCCATAAAGAGGAGGGAGCCTGATGGTGGATGGGACTGTCACCAGCTTGGCTATAGACAG CAGTAG
- the LOC100855325 gene encoding uncharacterized protein LOC100855325 isoform X1: MEQKNFKVSVMTSNVRHLHDQQKLETFGNLKNSFDCYGKYSHGNTEIEKQEHESDPEINSYEAVSLTEMEIKCLNYDYVSSSDCITTDANNSKQLCSAVSTSRSSTVGVGIYKHGGAEGTSGEMVCNKVVPSSTCQNRFAGNECSNDGETSAHFIGGIDSVQQICINSGIKLETGQPLKKEVNELDLGRRKGNLLNADEDVLKSIVQATFHDKQLKTESSSSNSSHVFLPASSNDSCQEPSLDVKSCKHSKSSGMNSFCTPFKCSLEESAGKTMVLGTKAQVASREVLDSSIFLPRKQGNVGKASETVGNVGERGGERVLGMIADLMIQRIDVPNSSLLKTKNEELASRGKLELPCEVDDGLEVASGVAREMEPEVSIYREASGSSFSTEEKTGDIVNLNSIDSSYPDKNDSLIETEPRSKSYNVQVKSENLYSTKVMGEDPKLSMKNQQLCIEVKEQSQERGLGTCQANDGLCGRGSSPLTTPKDVVGGGFDLNEGILADEVEYPKQLVNETSSSCHVVNVSAPIPVVAKSRVPLCLPMPPLQFEGQLCWKGSAATSAFRPASVSHSPNKRKALSNSDDNHSSRHSQGLKGFDLNVAAEESSLEVSPKRAERPNLDLNCLSEDDNCEAAPLVSLPRNSIRDIDLNHNQWFEDTCEDAQDSGQGSQLLRGSAMDPAVSCTGNVRQPGASVVKPAQPAYRADLSSKQGFSHGAQTFLVAAPGVIPGMENMRTLLPSHPNMSYTPLSAQSLAHPFPYNKGFYFDPTNPLATICHTGVVPCMTDPHGTAVIPHALVSSTPPAFPMAPHLVNVAGGPGPCDVAIIRHSLDLNGGVGSENGSRGGNAAQLFVPVGNSLVQEQMKSFQQFALPATPIKRREPDGGWDCHQLGYRQVTYQQ, encoded by the coding sequence ATGGAGCAGAAAAATTTCAAAGTGAGTGTAATGACAAGTAATGTGAGGCACCTCCATGATCAGCAAAAGCTAGAAACTTTTGGGAATTTGAAGAACTCATTTGATTGTTATGGAAAATATTCTCATGGGAACACTGAAATTGAGAAGCAAGAGCATGAATCTGACCCTGAAATTAACAGTTACGAAGCTGTTAGTTTGACCGAAATGGAAATTAAGTGCCTAAATTATGATTATGTCTCTTCCAGTGATTGTATCACCACAGATGCAAACAATTCAAAGCAACTATGTTCTGCAGTTTCAACTTCAAGAAGTTCAACAGTTGGGGTTGGAATATATAAACACGGTGGTGCTGAAGGAACTTCTGGTGAAATGGTTTGTAATAAAGTAGTTCCATCTTCAACTTGTCAGAATAGGTTTGCTGGAAATGAGTGCTCAAATGATGGTGAGACATCTGCCCATTTTATTGGAGGGATCGATTCTGTGCAGCAGATTTGCATAAATAGTGGCATTAAGTTAGAGACTGGCCAGCCTCTTAAAAAGGAAGTCAATGAGTTGGATCTAgggagaagaaaaggaaatttgCTAAATGCTGATGAGGATGTTTTAAAGTCCATTGTGCAGGCAACCTTTCATGATAAGCAACTTAAAACAGAGTCATCCTCTTCTAACTCATCGCATGTCTTTCTTCCAGCTTCTTCAAATGACAGCTGTCAGGAACCATCACTGGATGTGAAGTCCTGTAAGCACAGCAAAAGTAGTGGCATGAACAGTTTCTGTACTCCCTTTAAGTGTAGCTTGGAAGAGTCAGCAGGTAAAACAATGGTATTGGGTACCAAAGCACAAGTTGCTTCCAGAGAAGTGCTGGATTCTTCTATATTTCTGCCTAGGAAACAAGGAAATGTAGGTAAAGCTTCAGAAACTGTTGGTAATGTCGGTGAGAGAGGTGGTGAAAGGGTTCTGGGAATGATTGCAGACCTGATGATACAGAGGATTGATGTTCCTAACTCCAGTCTGCTGAAAACGAAAAATGAAGAACTTGCAAGTCGAGGTAAACTAGAGCTTCCCTGTGAGGTGGATGATGGATTGGAGGTGGCTTCAGGAGTTGCAAGAGAAATGGAGCCAGAGGTTAGTATATATAGGGAGGCCTCAGGAAGCTCGTTTTCGACAGAAGAGAAAACTGGTGATATAGTTAATCTGAATTCCATTGACTCTTCATATCCAGATAAAAATGATAGCCTGATAGAAACTGAACCTAGAAGCAAGTCATATAATGTTCAAGTTAAGTCTGAAAACTTATATTCCACCAAGGTGATGGGGGAAGATCCGAAATTGTCAATGAAAAATCAGCAGCTGTGCATAGAGGTGAAAGAGCAATCACAAGAGAGGGGTCTTGGAACATGTCAAGCTAATGATGGGCTTTGTGGTCGGGGATCATCTCCCTTGACTACACCTAAAGATGTGGTTGGTGGTGGATTTGATCTGAATGAAGGTATCCTGGCAGATGAAGTGGAGTACCCTAAACAGCTGGTGAATGAAACTTCATCGTCCTGTCATGTGGTGAATGTGTCAGCGCCAATACCTGTGGTAGCTAAATCCAGGGTTCCCTTGTGCTTACCCATGCCTCCATTGCAGTTTGAAGGACAGCTATGTTGGAAGGGTTCTGCAGCAACTAGTGCTTTTCGGCCAGCTTCTGTTTCTCATAGTCCTAATAAAAGGAAGGCACTTTCCAACAGTGATGATAACCATAGTTCAAGACACTCACAGGGTTTGAAGGGGTTTGACCTCAATGTTGCAGCTGAAGAGTCTTCCCTGGAAGTTAGTCCAAAACGAGCTGAAAGGCCTAATCTTGACCTCAATTGTCTCAGTGAAGATGATAACTGTGAAGCTGCTCCACTAGTATCCTTACCAAGAAACAGTATCAGGGATATTGATCTGAATCACAACCAGTGGTTTGAGGATACATGCGAAGATGCTCAAGATTCAGGTCAAGGTTCTCAACTGTTGAGAGGCAGTGCAATGGATCCTGCTGTTTCTTGCACTGGAAATGTTAGACAACCTGGTGCTAGTGTTGTGAAGCCTGCCCAACCTGCATATAGGGCAGACCTGAGTTCTAAGCAGGGCTTTAGTCATGGAGCTCAAACTTTTCTGGTGGCTGCACCTGGAGTGATTCCGGGTATGGAAAACATGCGGACGCTACTTCCCTCACATCCCAATATGAGCTATACTCCACTGTCAGCCCAATCACTAGCTCATCCTTTCCCCTACAATAAGGGATTCTACTTTGACCCCACCAATCCCCTCGCCACTATATGCCATACGGGTGTTGTACCATGCATGACAGACCCACATGGGACTGCTGTCATCCCTCATGCGTTAGTTTCCAGCACTCCCCCGGCCTTCCCAATGGCCCCGCATCTTGTGAATGTTGCGGGTGGGCCAGGCCCCTGTGATGTTGCCATCATAAGGCACAGTCTAGATCTAAACGGTGGGGTAGGTTCAGAAAATGGAAGCAGAGGAGGAAATGCTGCACAGCTTTTCGTACCTGTCGGTAATTCATTGGTGCAGGAGCAAATGAAGTCTTTCCAACAATTTGCTTTGCCTGCCACACCCATAAAGAGGAGGGAGCCTGATGGTGGATGGGACTGTCACCAGCTTGGCTATAGACAGGTGACTTATCAGCAATAG
- the LOC100855325 gene encoding uncharacterized protein LOC100855325 isoform X3 — translation MEQKNFKVSVMTSNVRHLHDQQKLETFGNLKNSFDCYGKYSHGNTEIEKQEHESDPEINSYEAVSLTEMEIKCLNYDYVSSSDCITTDANNSKQLCSAVSTSRSSTVGVGIYKHGGAEGTSGEMVCNKVVPSSTCQNRFAGNECSNDGETSAHFIGGIDSVQQICINSGIKLETGQPLKKEVNELDLGRRKGNLLNADEDVLKSIVQATFHDKQLKTESSSSNSSHVFLPASSNDSCQEPSLDVKSCKHSKSSGMNSFCTPFKCSLEESAGKTMVLGTKAQVASREVLDSSIFLPRKQGNVGKASETVGNVGERGGERVLGMIADLMIQRIDVPNSSLLKTKNEELASRGKLELPCEVDDGLEVASGVAREMEPEVSIYREASGSSFSTEEKTGDIVNLNSIDSSYPDKNDSLIETEPRSKSYNVQVKSENLYSTKVMGEDPKLSMKNQQLCIEVKEQSQERGLGTCQANDGLCGRGSSPLTTPKDVVGGGFDLNEGILADEVEYPKQLVNETSSSCHVVNVSAPIPVVAKSRVPLCLPMPPLQFEGQLCWKGSAATSAFRPASVSHSPNKRKALSNSDDNHSSRHSQGLKGFDLNVAAEESSLEVSPKRAERPNLDLNCLSEDDNCEAAPLVSLPRNSIRDIDLNHNQWFEDTCEDAQDSGQGSQLLRGSAMDPAVSCTGNVRQPGASVVKPAQPAYRADLSSKQGFSHGAQTFLVAAPGVIPGMENMRTLLPSHPNMSYTPLSAQSLAHPFPYNKGFYFDPTNPLATICHTGVVPCMTDPHGTAVIPHALVSSTPPAFPMAPHLVNVAGGPGPCDVAIIRHSLDLNGGVGSENGSRGGNAAQLFVPVGNSLVQEQMKSFQQFALPATPIKRREPDGGWDCHQLGYRQ, via the exons ATGGAGCAGAAAAATTTCAAAGTGAGTGTAATGACAAGTAATGTGAGGCACCTCCATGATCAGCAAAAGCTAGAAACTTTTGGGAATTTGAAGAACTCATTTGATTGTTATGGAAAATATTCTCATGGGAACACTGAAATTGAGAAGCAAGAGCATGAATCTGACCCTGAAATTAACAGTTACGAAGCTGTTAGTTTGACCGAAATGGAAATTAAGTGCCTAAATTATGATTATGTCTCTTCCAGTGATTGTATCACCACAGATGCAAACAATTCAAAGCAACTATGTTCTGCAGTTTCAACTTCAAGAAGTTCAACAGTTGGGGTTGGAATATATAAACACGGTGGTGCTGAAGGAACTTCTGGTGAAATGGTTTGTAATAAAGTAGTTCCATCTTCAACTTGTCAGAATAGGTTTGCTGGAAATGAGTGCTCAAATGATGGTGAGACATCTGCCCATTTTATTGGAGGGATCGATTCTGTGCAGCAGATTTGCATAAATAGTGGCATTAAGTTAGAGACTGGCCAGCCTCTTAAAAAGGAAGTCAATGAGTTGGATCTAgggagaagaaaaggaaatttgCTAAATGCTGATGAGGATGTTTTAAAGTCCATTGTGCAGGCAACCTTTCATGATAAGCAACTTAAAACAGAGTCATCCTCTTCTAACTCATCGCATGTCTTTCTTCCAGCTTCTTCAAATGACAGCTGTCAGGAACCATCACTGGATGTGAAGTCCTGTAAGCACAGCAAAAGTAGTGGCATGAACAGTTTCTGTACTCCCTTTAAGTGTAGCTTGGAAGAGTCAGCAGGTAAAACAATGGTATTGGGTACCAAAGCACAAGTTGCTTCCAGAGAAGTGCTGGATTCTTCTATATTTCTGCCTAGGAAACAAGGAAATGTAGGTAAAGCTTCAGAAACTGTTGGTAATGTCGGTGAGAGAGGTGGTGAAAGGGTTCTGGGAATGATTGCAGACCTGATGATACAGAGGATTGATGTTCCTAACTCCAGTCTGCTGAAAACGAAAAATGAAGAACTTGCAAGTCGAGGTAAACTAGAGCTTCCCTGTGAGGTGGATGATGGATTGGAGGTGGCTTCAGGAGTTGCAAGAGAAATGGAGCCAGAGGTTAGTATATATAGGGAGGCCTCAGGAAGCTCGTTTTCGACAGAAGAGAAAACTGGTGATATAGTTAATCTGAATTCCATTGACTCTTCATATCCAGATAAAAATGATAGCCTGATAGAAACTGAACCTAGAAGCAAGTCATATAATGTTCAAGTTAAGTCTGAAAACTTATATTCCACCAAGGTGATGGGGGAAGATCCGAAATTGTCAATGAAAAATCAGCAGCTGTGCATAGAGGTGAAAGAGCAATCACAAGAGAGGGGTCTTGGAACATGTCAAGCTAATGATGGGCTTTGTGGTCGGGGATCATCTCCCTTGACTACACCTAAAGATGTGGTTGGTGGTGGATTTGATCTGAATGAAGGTATCCTGGCAGATGAAGTGGAGTACCCTAAACAGCTGGTGAATGAAACTTCATCGTCCTGTCATGTGGTGAATGTGTCAGCGCCAATACCTGTGGTAGCTAAATCCAGGGTTCCCTTGTGCTTACCCATGCCTCCATTGCAGTTTGAAGGACAGCTATGTTGGAAGGGTTCTGCAGCAACTAGTGCTTTTCGGCCAGCTTCTGTTTCTCATAGTCCTAATAAAAGGAAGGCACTTTCCAACAGTGATGATAACCATAGTTCAAGACACTCACAGGGTTTGAAGGGGTTTGACCTCAATGTTGCAGCTGAAGAGTCTTCCCTGGAAGTTAGTCCAAAACGAGCTGAAAGGCCTAATCTTGACCTCAATTGTCTCAGTGAAGATGATAACTGTGAAGCTGCTCCACTAGTATCCTTACCAAGAAACAGTATCAGGGATATTGATCTGAATCACAACCAGTGGTTTGAGGATACATGCGAAGATGCTCAAGATTCAGGTCAAGGTTCTCAACTGTTGAGAGGCAGTGCAATGGATCCTGCTGTTTCTTGCACTGGAAATGTTAGACAACCTGGTGCTAGTGTTGTGAAGCCTGCCCAACCTGCATATAGGGCAGACCTGAGTTCTAAGCAGGGCTTTAGTCATGGAGCTCAAACTTTTCTGGTGGCTGCACCTGGAGTGATTCCGGGTATGGAAAACATGCGGACGCTACTTCCCTCACATCCCAATATGAGCTATACTCCACTGTCAGCCCAATCACTAGCTCATCCTTTCCCCTACAATAAGGGATTCTACTTTGACCCCACCAATCCCCTCGCCACTATATGCCATACGGGTGTTGTACCATGCATGACAGACCCACATGGGACTGCTGTCATCCCTCATGCGTTAGTTTCCAGCACTCCCCCGGCCTTCCCAATGGCCCCGCATCTTGTGAATGTTGCGGGTGGGCCAGGCCCCTGTGATGTTGCCATCATAAGGCACAGTCTAGATCTAAACGGTGGGGTAGGTTCAGAAAATGGAAGCAGAGGAGGAAATGCTGCACAGCTTTTCGTACCTGTCGGTAATTCATTGGTGCAGGAGCAAATGAAGTCTTTCCAACAATTTGCTTTGCCTGCCACACCCATAAAGAGGAGGGAGCCTGATGGTGGATGGGACTGTCACCAGCTTGGCTATAGACAG TAG